The Apium graveolens cultivar Ventura chromosome 3, ASM990537v1, whole genome shotgun sequence sequence TTTTGATAGTTATTGTCCATTTACTATCAGTTTATTATGGATCGTTATATCTTTAAAAAAATTGATCATGACCGTTAGatttaaaataaatgaaaattTTATAACCAACGATAAGTAGgtattttatattaaatagaatATCCTACCCTTTCaatgatttaaataaaaaataagtagGTATTCTAAACGAATATAATAATAATGCAAAATTCGTAATTACTATTTTCTTCAAATTCTAGATCATATTTGTTGAACAAAATTTATAAACCATCACTGAATTAAACATTAATTCGTGAGATTCGCATGAGCTGTATATCGTAAAAATCTGATGTACAAAACTCAAGATAGAGCCGAAATAAAATCAAATGAAACTCAGTAATTTTTTTGTttgtttaaaatttaatataatttttttactaTTTTAAATTAATGAACAATTGTTAAATAAAAAGTAAAATATTCGTGCATTGCATggcgaaacattaaaaatttggtagtcggttAGTCGGTACCGTATTTGAGTTTATATAATACTTGAGTTTATATAATATACGGGATTGtttttttatttatgttattCATGATATTTTCTCAAAACTTAAATAGAGACAGTTCGTTCATCGGTGTAATGACATTGGAATAAGAcaaaatatatgttatttattctgaataaaacaaaattatactattggacgtgattaatataaatttaaaacaaactaaatataactTCTTAAATTTAGTCGGTGCAATGGATTTcggtttaaaataaaataatgactaCTTAGCTAAAATTATACTCATTATGTCCCCCTAGTAGTAATATTGGAGGACGGGGGCTTGACACACATTTTAAGACTCCTTTAAATTATAGATCCGTAAAcagtttttaaaacttttttttgTTCCGAATAAAAATTTTTGTTTaaagtttaataaaaaaatcaaaaataaataataaaattatactttatattCACTTTAAAATCCGTGTCGAATATTGAAAAAAGACTGTATTCCGTCAATCGAAATAATAGCACctggttaaaataaaataacttaaACTATTCATCGGACTAAAAAATTATACAACCCATCCGCggtaaaataattaaaatcaaaataaaattcaaCCAATTTATACAAAATAATATGTACTATTCATATGAGTTAAACAAAAGTCTATATTTATCTGGGTTTAAactaaattaaaatcaaattaaatattattagttgaatttGATCATATAATGGGTCTGaggataaaataatttaaaattaaattaattatgatTCACATACTTTTGAACCAGGATAAAACTTATcgtttaattaaaaaataattgtATTTTGTAAACACACATAAAAATAACAATAATACTATATGTTTCAATTTGAAATatttcttttcaaagttatatacatttaaataaaactatcgaattatattcttatataaatatatataagggGGATTTTATCCAAATTTTTATTAGTTATGACAGTGTACCGATTTAATATGGACACTTAGATctttttgtaaatttttattaGTTATGACAGTGTAGCGATTTTATCCAAAAGAATAAGACGTGAGGAATGAACTCGCTAAACAAGAACTTGTTAAAAATTGTTTCGTAGACAAAATTATTTGTACCAATAATTTAGTTTATCAGTTTTTAAGTTTTGGGAAAAATAATTTACTTGTCAATAAGGCTTTTCCTGATAAAATGAATTAATTGTAactaaatttaatattataagaTGTCGTTCATATAATTTTTATTCAATTTAACATTAATTAATAAGATTTTCCctatattttttttgtaaaaaattataagatttttaattttatataaaaaagaAAGTACTATTTACAAGTAGCATCAATTGAGCATAAAATAAAAGTTGATCTAAAATTTGATATTACGACTCATTGCATAagtattttttttctttttttattgaAGTATGTGTTTCTTTATTTTTTTGTCTAAGTATGTATTCTTTCTTATTTTAacattaattaataatttatttaatagttAATATTAATGTCAGTCTATAATAGTTAACACACCTAATTTATTGTCGGAGAAATTAAGAAAAGTAAACAACTTTCCATGTAGTTGCTTACTTGGCACAGGTGATATTATACCAACGGCACTAGGAACGACACTAGGACTAACAGCGAATAACTAAGATTTATTACAAATAAACAAATTGTATTAAATTAAATAAGAATCCAAATAGAAGTTCTTAAACCCAGCCCATAAACCCAGCTCACGTActatataaacattaataattttgaatcattaacaacattagAGAATTGTCACAGACTCACGATGGACAGAGAGGAATGTGACATTTGCGAAGGACTAAAGGTAGGGTTTCGCTTTGCGCCTTCACCACACGAAGTCTTGCTCCAATATCTCATCCCTATGATCCAAAAACAACCACTCCCCTGCGATCGTATCATCAAACAAGCTGATGTTTACGGAGCCTCGACGCAATGCGAAGTTTTCAGAGACGATGATCTCTTCTGGCAGTCAGCATCATCCGGCAAGAAGAAGACTATTTACGTGTTCACTAAGTTGTCCAAGAACGGTAAGCGTGTTTCGAGGAGAGCTGGTCGCACTTGGGTTGGTCAGAGTAATAAAAAGATTAAGGACAAGAAGAGTAATGAGGTTCTTGGAAGCAGAGGAGCTTTTACGTACAAAATCGACAAGAAGGTGAGTAGTAATGGTGAGAGTGATGATAAGTGGTGCATGTATGAGTAT is a genomic window containing:
- the LOC141711215 gene encoding uncharacterized protein LOC141711215, with the protein product MDREECDICEGLKVGFRFAPSPHEVLLQYLIPMIQKQPLPCDRIIKQADVYGASTQCEVFRDDDLFWQSASSGKKKTIYVFTKLSKNGKRVSRRAGRTWVGQSNKKIKDKKSNEVLGSRGAFTYKIDKKVSSNGESDDKWCMYEYTLDDKFSKKLGLPESVQDYAICEIIKRGDDNASEYSVNLLESSNQYDTDSSVLMGEVNQILTDSQRVPNIIDTYSPMRS